The Bosea sp. AS-1 region CGGTCCACGCCTTGTCGAACATCGACCTCAACATCAAGGACGGCGAGTTCGTCTGCGTCGTCGGTCCTTCGGGCTGCGGCAAGTCGACCCTGCTGCGCATTCTCGCCGGGCTCGACGATTACGACAGCGGCGAAGCCGCGCTTGATGGGAGATCGATCACCGGCCCTTCGCGGGATGTCGGTGTCGTCTTCCAGGCGGCGAACCTGCTGCCCTGGCTGACTGTACGCGAGAACGTCGCACTGCCCTTGCGGGTCGGCGGCAAGCAGGTGGGGCAGGCGGAGGATGTCGACCGGCTGCTCGATGTCACCGGGCTCAAGGATTTCGGGCACCGCTATCCTTACGAGCTGTCGGGCGGCATGCAGCAGCGCGCCGGCATCTGCCGGGCGCTGGTGCGCTCACCGCGCGTCCTGCTGATGGACGAACCATTCGGCGCGCTCGACGCGCTGACCCGCGAGCGCATGAACCTCGAACTCCAGCGCATCTGGCAGGCGAGCCGCAAGACCGTGATGCTGATCACCCATTCGATCTCGGAAGCGATCTTCCTCGCCGACCGCGTGGTGGTGATGTCCGCGCGCCCCGGCCGCGTCATCCGCGAACTGGACGTGCCGATCCCACGCCCCCGCTCCAACGACAGCATCATCAGCCATCCGGCCTATCCGGCGCTGGCCAAGGAAATCCGGGGTCTGCTCAACGCCCAGGGAGACGAATGATGAGCCAGGCGCAGACCACCATCGTCGCCGATCCCGTTGCGATCGAGAAGGCGGCCCCCAAGCCCGGGACGGCTGCTGGCAAGCGCAAGCAGAAGAAGGGCATCAACGGCACGGCGATCACGCTCGTCGGCCTCGCCCTCCTGTTCGCCGGCTGGGCGGCGGCGGTGAAGTATCTCGACATTCCTTCCTACATCCTGCCTTCACCGGTGGCGGTGTGGAACGCACTCTGGTCCGGCATCGCCGTCAGCCCATCGAGTCCACTCGGCTACTACCTGCCACTTTGGGGAACGCTGAAGAACGCGGCCATCGGGCTCGCCATCGGCTCGGGGCTGGGGCTCACGCTCGGCTCGCTCATGGCCGAGAGCCGGCTGATCGAGAAGCTGGTGATGCCCTATGCCTTCGCATTGCAATCCCTGCCGAAGGTCGCGATCGCGCCGCTGGTCGTGATCTGGTTCGGTTTCGGCGACGGCTCGAAGATCGCGATCTCGGCGCTGCTCGCCTTCTTCCCGATGCTGATCAACAGCTTCACCGGCCTGCGCGCCGTCGAGCCTGAGCGCATCGACCTGATGCGCTCGCTCTCAGCCTCGCGCTTCGAGACCTACCGGATCGTCAAGCTGCCCAATGCCGCGCCCTACATCTTCGCCGGGCTCGACATGGCGGTTGTCTATGCGCTGCTCGGCACCATCGTCGCCGAATTCCTCGGCGCCCAGCAGGGCATGGGCGTCGTCATCACACAGGCGCAGGCCGTAACGGACGTGGCCGGCGTCTTCGCCGCGCTCGTCATCCTGGGCGCGATGGGAATCCTGCTCCACGGCATCGTCCGCGGGCTGGAGGCACGAATCGTCCATTGGGGAGACCGCGGCCGCAAGTGAATCGACCGCAACCATAAACAAGCAAGGGAAAGGGAGAACGTCATGATCAACCGCAGACAATGGCTCCAGGCCAGCAGTGTCTTCGCGACCGCGCTGGCGCTCGGCCCGCGTTCCGCCTTCGCGCAGCCTGCCAAGACGGTGAAGGTCGGCGTCGGTCTCAAGTCAATCAACGCCAGCGTCATCAACCTGCTGGTGGGCGAGGCGCTCGGCTACAATGCCGAAGAGGGCTTCAAGGTGCAGGGGCTGGCACTCGGCGGCAACGCCAATGTCCAGGTCGCGACGGACAAGGGCGATGTCGATGTCGGCATCGGCGTGCCGTCCTATGCGCTGCCGATCCTCGCCAGGGGCGAATGGGGCCAGTCGCAATGGTTCTACCAGTACACCTATCCCTATAAATGGGATGTGGCGGTGAAGCCGGGCTCGGCCGTCAAGAGCTATGCCGACCTCAAGGGCAAGAATATCGGCGTCTCCGATTTCGGCGGCACCGAATATCCCGTCACCCGCAACGTGCTGAAGTCGCTGGGCATCGACCCCGACAAGGATGCGAAGTGGACGGCGGTCGGCGCCGGCGTGCCGGCGGGCGTGGCGCTGCAGCGCGGCGCGATCGATGCGCTGGCCTATTACGACACGGGCTTCGGCATCATCGACGGCGCCGGCATCCCGCTCGAGCTCGTGAAGCGGCCCGACAACCTGCCGATGATCGGTGGTCAGTTCCTGATGGGGCTGCGGCCACGCATCGAGAAGGAGCGCGCCACCTTCGTCGGCTTCGGCCGCTCGACGGCCAAAGCCTCATATTTCATCCTCGAGAACCCAACCGCCGGCGCAAAGGCATTCCTGAAGCTCTATCCGGAAACCGCCCCGCGCGGCTCCAGCGAAGAACAGGCGGTGAAATCGGTGCTGGAAGCGATCAGCCGGCGCATCAAGCTCTACGAACCGCCTTATCAGGGCGCCAAAATGGGCTCGATCCGGGTCGACGAATTCGTGACGGAAGCCAAGATGAACGACTGGGACATCAAGGACTTCTCGAAGATCTACACCAACGACCTGATCGGTGAGATCAATAATTTCGATGTCGAGAAGATCAGGGCGCAAGCGCGCGCCTACACTGGATGAGTGATCCGTCTTCCGAAACCGGCGAGCGCCCAAAACATGCGCTCGTCACCGGCGTCAGTTCCGGAATCGGCGAGGCGACCGCGAAGCGCCTCCTCGCCGAAGGCTGGAGCGTCATCGGCTTCAGCCGTGGCGCGCCGGCCTTCGCGCATGAGCGCCTGAAGCATGTCTCCGTCGACATCGCCGACCCGACGGCGCTGGCGCAAGCACTGGCCGGCATCGGCATGCTCGACGCGATCGTCCACGCCGCCGGTATCTTGCGCGTCGGCACCCTTGGCCAGCTCGACCCGGCAAATGGTCATGCGATGTGGCGACTGCACGTGGATGCGGCCGAGCAGATCGTCGAGGCGCTCGCCGGGGCGCTACCGGAGGGCGCACGTATCGTCTTCATCGGCAGCCGGACGGCAGCGGGCACGGCCGGCCGAGCCCAGTATGCCGCAACCAAGGCGGCACTGGTCGGCATGGCCCGCTCGTTCGCGATCGAGCTGGCGCCCCGGCAGATCACCGTGAACGTGGTCGCGCCGGGAGCGACCGACACGCCGATGCTGAAAGACCCGAAACGAGCTGCGGTCGCGCCGAAGATGCCACCGATGGGCCGGCTAGTGAAACCGGAAGAGGTGGCCGCGACGGTGTGCTTCCTGCTCTCTGAGGGGGCTGCGAGCATCACCGGGCAGCAGATCCTTGTCTGCGGTGGCGCCTCGCTCTGAGGTGCCGGCCCGGCCCAAGAACTCTCTACGCGTGAGCCGCAAATACCCCCCGTTCGGTGGTCTCCGACGGCAGCTGCAGGCACATCTCCGCTCGGCAGCCCGCCACTACATGGCGGCGCGGGGGTCGTGTTTGGCGATCCTGGCGAGCCGCCATTGCCGGTCAGGGTCGAAATCGGCCGCTGCGAACTCGCAAGGCGCTTCGAACGCAGCTCTCACTACTTCTGCGCCCACATCCCACGCGACCTCCAAAGACGATAGAGAGGCCACGAGACGGCCTCGCCGTGGCTACCTCCGGGTCGTCGGAGAATGCGCCCTCTTACCTACTCACCTCCTGCCGAATGCAGGCCTTGAAGTGGCCGGGCGAAACCTCTTCGAGCGGAGGCACCACCCTCGCGCATTCCTCGATCGCGTGTGGGCAGCGGGTACGGAACACGCAACCCGAAGGCGGATTGGCCGGGCTGGGGATATCGCCCTTCAGGATCTGGCGAGAGCGGGCCTTGGCCGGATCGGGGGACGGAATCGCCGAGAGCAGCGCCCGCGTGTAGGGGTGATGGGGCTCGCGATACAGTTGCTCGCTCGATGCGATCTCCATGATGCGACCGAGATAGAGCACGATGACCGTGTCGCAGATGTATTCGACGACAGCCAGATCGTGCGAGATGAACAGCATCGACAGACCGAGGCGGAGCTGCAGATCGCGGAGCAGGTTGACGATCTGGGCCTGGATCGAGACGTCGAGCGCCGAGACGGGCTCGTCGGCCACGATCAGCTGCGGCTCCAGCGTCAAGGCGCGTGCGATGCCGATGCGCTGGCGCTGCCCCCCGGAAAACTCGTGCGCGTAGCGATCGAAAGCGTCGGCTGGCAGGTCGACTGCCGCAAGCGCCACCCTGGCCCGCTGGGCTCGCTCCGGGCGCGTCCCGATCCGTTGAATTTCGAGCCCCTCGGTCAGGATCTGCCCGATGGTCATGCGCGGCGACAAGCTCGCGAACGGATCCTGAAAGATATACTGCATGTGCCGGCGCTGGGGACGCATCTCGGCGGCGGAAAGTTTGGTCAGGTCGACGCCGTTGAAGCGCACCTCGCCCGAAGTCGGCTCGATGAGGCGCAGCACCGAACGCCCGATCGTCGTCTTGCCGCTGCCCGACTCGCCGACGAGGCCGACGACCTTGCCGCGCGGCACGTCGAAGGAGACGTCTTCGAGCGCGCGTACGACAGCCCCGCGAGCAAAGCCCGCCGGCTTGAAATGTTTGGTCAGGTTCCTGACCGAAAGCAGCGCGTCCGTCACGCTCAAACCTCCTGCCATCTCAGGCAGCGGCTCTTCTTGCCGTTACCTGCATCAAACAAGGGCGGAACATCGGCCCGGCACGCATCGATCGCGTAAGGACACCGCGGAGCGAAGGAACAGCCCTGCGGGAGCTGGATGAGGCTCGGCACGGAGCCCGCGATCGTCGGCAGGGGAATTCCCTGCCGTTTCAACGCGGTCGCCTCCCCCAGCCTCGGGATGGAGCGCATCAGGCCGATCGTATAGGGGTGTCGCGGATGCGCGAATACGTCGGCGACGGCCCCGATCTCGACGATGCGGCCGGCATACATCACGGCCACCCGGTCGGCGATCTCCGCCACCACGCCGAGATTATGGGTGACGAACAGGATGCCCATGCCACGTTCCGCCTGCAGCTTCTGCAGCAGGTCGAGGATCTGGGCCTGGATGGTCACGTCGAGCGCCGTGGTCGGCTCATCCGCGATCAGCAGAACCGGATCGCAGGCAAGCGCCATGGCAATGGTGGCGCGCTGGCGCATGCCGCCGGACAGTTCGTGCGGGTATTGCCGGGCGCGCCGCTCAGGGTCCGGGATGCCGACATCGGCCAGGAGCTGCACCGCCCCGGCAGCGGCCTCCTTGCGGCTGCTCCCGAGATGGATGCGCATGGGCTCGGCGATCTGCTCGCCGATGGTATAGACCGGGTTGAGGCTGGTCATGGGCTCCTGGAAGACCATGGCGATGTCATTGCCCCGGATCTGCCGCATGGCTTCGGCGTCAAATCCGGTGAGGTCCCGCGTCTCACCTGATTTGCCCCTGAACAGGATGTGGCCCTGATCGACCCGGCCCACCCCTCTCGGCAGCAGCCCCATGATCGAGAGGCTGGTGACGGACTTGCCCGACCCGGACTCGCCGACCAGTGCCAGCGTCTCCCCCGGCGCGATCGTCAGGTCCAGGTCCTGCACGGCAGCGACCTGCCGGCCCCCGATGCGGAAGACCGTCTTGAGCCCCGCTATATCGAGGATCGGGGCGGCGTCCATCGCGTCAGCGTCCAAGCCCGGCGGCGCGGACCATCTGCGCGACCTTCGCCGACTCTTCGGCATTGAGCGACCGCTGCGGCCGCGCCATCGTGTTGGTGGCGA contains the following coding sequences:
- a CDS encoding ABC transporter ATP-binding protein yields the protein MAALAQVHPISEAKALMPRDLIRIDGLEKTYADGSVHALSNIDLNIKDGEFVCVVGPSGCGKSTLLRILAGLDDYDSGEAALDGRSITGPSRDVGVVFQAANLLPWLTVRENVALPLRVGGKQVGQAEDVDRLLDVTGLKDFGHRYPYELSGGMQQRAGICRALVRSPRVLLMDEPFGALDALTRERMNLELQRIWQASRKTVMLITHSISEAIFLADRVVVMSARPGRVIRELDVPIPRPRSNDSIISHPAYPALAKEIRGLLNAQGDE
- a CDS encoding ABC transporter permease; translation: MSQAQTTIVADPVAIEKAAPKPGTAAGKRKQKKGINGTAITLVGLALLFAGWAAAVKYLDIPSYILPSPVAVWNALWSGIAVSPSSPLGYYLPLWGTLKNAAIGLAIGSGLGLTLGSLMAESRLIEKLVMPYAFALQSLPKVAIAPLVVIWFGFGDGSKIAISALLAFFPMLINSFTGLRAVEPERIDLMRSLSASRFETYRIVKLPNAAPYIFAGLDMAVVYALLGTIVAEFLGAQQGMGVVITQAQAVTDVAGVFAALVILGAMGILLHGIVRGLEARIVHWGDRGRK
- a CDS encoding ABC transporter substrate-binding protein; the protein is MINRRQWLQASSVFATALALGPRSAFAQPAKTVKVGVGLKSINASVINLLVGEALGYNAEEGFKVQGLALGGNANVQVATDKGDVDVGIGVPSYALPILARGEWGQSQWFYQYTYPYKWDVAVKPGSAVKSYADLKGKNIGVSDFGGTEYPVTRNVLKSLGIDPDKDAKWTAVGAGVPAGVALQRGAIDALAYYDTGFGIIDGAGIPLELVKRPDNLPMIGGQFLMGLRPRIEKERATFVGFGRSTAKASYFILENPTAGAKAFLKLYPETAPRGSSEEQAVKSVLEAISRRIKLYEPPYQGAKMGSIRVDEFVTEAKMNDWDIKDFSKIYTNDLIGEINNFDVEKIRAQARAYTG
- a CDS encoding SDR family oxidoreductase; protein product: MSDPSSETGERPKHALVTGVSSGIGEATAKRLLAEGWSVIGFSRGAPAFAHERLKHVSVDIADPTALAQALAGIGMLDAIVHAAGILRVGTLGQLDPANGHAMWRLHVDAAEQIVEALAGALPEGARIVFIGSRTAAGTAGRAQYAATKAALVGMARSFAIELAPRQITVNVVAPGATDTPMLKDPKRAAVAPKMPPMGRLVKPEEVAATVCFLLSEGAASITGQQILVCGGASL
- a CDS encoding ABC transporter ATP-binding protein, translated to MDAAPILDIAGLKTVFRIGGRQVAAVQDLDLTIAPGETLALVGESGSGKSVTSLSIMGLLPRGVGRVDQGHILFRGKSGETRDLTGFDAEAMRQIRGNDIAMVFQEPMTSLNPVYTIGEQIAEPMRIHLGSSRKEAAAGAVQLLADVGIPDPERRARQYPHELSGGMRQRATIAMALACDPVLLIADEPTTALDVTIQAQILDLLQKLQAERGMGILFVTHNLGVVAEIADRVAVMYAGRIVEIGAVADVFAHPRHPYTIGLMRSIPRLGEATALKRQGIPLPTIAGSVPSLIQLPQGCSFAPRCPYAIDACRADVPPLFDAGNGKKSRCLRWQEV